The DNA region TACTCTGACAGGGCCCGCGCGGTAAAGAACACTACTAAGTCGTTCACCGAGACCCTCTCACCGTCCGGACACGACGAGTTGACGGCGGCCCTGAATCGAAGGGCGTTTTCCATGTTCACCTTCACGGTGACCCACGAGTGCGGGACCGTCGTCCAGCTCTTCACCATGCGCTCGGCTATTGTCCGCCTCATGACCCCGAGGACTTCGCGGCGCGCCGGCGTCCCTACGTCGCCTTGCCCTCCGAGCGCGTCTTCCGGCGTCACCGGCGCTGCCCCGGCCACATCGGATGTGACCTGCGTACTGCCTGAGGCCACATCCTCCAGGTACCCGATTAACGACGCAACCGGAACAACGGAATCCGGCGGCGACACAATGCGCAACGCCCCATCCGCCGGCGCCTCCACCTCGTTGACGATCTTGTCGGTGGCCACTTCAACCACCGGCTGCCCCTTCCGGATAGTCTGACCGTCCGCCGCCAGCCACTGGACGACACGGCCTTCAGTCATGGTCAAGCCGAGCTTCGGCATGATGATCTCCGTTCGCATCAGTCCATCGCCACCTTTGGGTTATACGCTGAACAGGCCGGATTGCTGCGCCTCGAGCAGCGCCCCGGCGATGTCCACCACGAGAGGGCCTTCGAGCGACAACTCCACTTCGAGACGACCCCCGCCTTTGATCAAACGTTCGCGCTCTCCGTCGAACGCTGCTGCGCACGGCCCGCGTCCTGCGGACACCCGCCCCGCGGGTCCTATTTCAGTCCATCCCGCTATGCGCACTTCCTCGATTAAACCCGGGCCCACCGGCGCCCGGACAGTCGCGCAACAGGGGGCTCCAGGACCGGCGAGGCGCAGGTGGACCGCCCTGGACTCGTAGCGCCCAAATGGCTTGAAACAACCTGCGATAGCCGACAGCCCAATCGCGGCCGGCTCGCCGATGGCGCATATCACGTCCCTGACGTGCCCCATGTCCCACAGCGCCCTGGCCCCAACGAACTGGTCGTCCGTCAGCGCAATGTCAACGAGCGCGAAATCCCCCAGAGTCCCGTCAACGTACAGGAGGAGGCGTTTGGCCCTGCGGTATGCAGTGGACAGGCCGCGTGCGACTGCTCCCGCAGCGATGCCCGCGGTCGTTCCCTCAACCATGGCTGGGAACACGTTGTTAGTCCCCGTCGACACCGGGACCAGGGGGACATCGCCGCAACCCCTGGAGACGGCCCTGCACGTGCCGTCCCCACCCAGTACAACGATGGCTCCACAACCGTTCGAACGCATGATGGATGCAGCGGTGGTGGAATCGGAGCTCCCCTCGCCTATGCGCATTTCGAGAAATCGCACACGGGCGCGCAAACCTCTTCTCCCAATGCCGCCCAGGGCCTTATCCCCGACCCCGAACGTGTCCGGCATAATCAGGACCTCATTCACCCCCGCGGCATCCAGCCCGAGGAGGATCCTCCTGAGGATGTTCGCTTTCTCCAGGTTGTCGAACACCGAACCGTATGCCACAAGGCGCCGGACGTCTTTCCCGGAAGCAGGGTTCGCGATTATCCCAACACGGGCCTCCGATTCCACCACGTCATTCCCCCGGAGCCCCTGCTGCGTCAGGCGGCCATTACCTTGCGGACAGCCCCCGTTATGTCGGCTTTGCCGGGTAGCACGAACTGCTCGAGCACGGGGCTGAACGGCACCGGTACCGCCTTCGCTCCGACGCGAATAATGGGGGCCTTGAGCGAACCTGCGGCCTTCTCGGCGATGATCGCGGCGACTTCCGCCCCGAAGCCGCACCTTGCCACTGCCTCGTGGGCGATGGCCACTCTTCCGGTCTTACGGACGGAAGCGAGTATGGTATCCTCGTCCAAAGGTACCAGCGTCCTCGGGTCCACGACCTCAACGCTGATACCGTCCTTCTCAAGGTCGGCGGCAGCCGCCACGGCGTGGTTGACCATGATCGAGGTCGCTACTACGGTTACGTCGGAGCCCTCGCGCTTCACGCAGGCCTTCCCCAGCGGTATCGTGTAGCTTCCTTCAGGCACGGGACCTTTCGAGCTATACAGCACTTTATGTTCGAAGAACATGACAGGGTTGTCGTCCCGGATCGCC from Bacillota bacterium includes:
- a CDS encoding alpha-ketoacid dehydrogenase subunit beta; this translates as MTYAEAVRDALREEMRRDPSVFVLGEDVARFGGCFGVTGNLWTEFGEDRVRDTPISETAIIGTAVGAAATGMRPVAEIMFCDFLTVCMDQLVNQAAKMRYMFGGKARLPIVVRSPIGGGICAAAQHSQSLEAWFAHIPGLKVAMPSNPADAKGLLISAIRDDNPVMFFEHKVLYSSKGPVPEGSYTIPLGKACVKREGSDVTVVATSIMVNHAVAAAADLEKDGISVEVVDPRTLVPLDEDTILASVRKTGRVAIAHEAVARCGFGAEVAAIIAEKAAGSLKAPIIRVGAKAVPVPFSPVLEQFVLPGKADITGAVRKVMAA
- a CDS encoding 2-oxo acid dehydrogenase subunit E2 — translated: MRTEIIMPKLGLTMTEGRVVQWLAADGQTIRKGQPVVEVATDKIVNEVEAPADGALRIVSPPDSVVPVASLIGYLEDVASGSTQVTSDVAGAAPVTPEDALGGQGDVGTPARREVLGVMRRTIAERMVKSWTTVPHSWVTVKVNMENALRFRAAVNSSCPDGERVSVNDLVVFFTARALSEYPVLNSSFDGDAILLHPAVNVGIAVALEDGLIVPVIKGAGAKSLREIARESRRLVQAARAGSLDPDDISGGTFTVSNLGMFGVESFGPIINQPECAILAVGEIRPEPVVRNGALEEEQSMSLTLAFDHRVVDGAVAARFLGRVKALLEDPDSLK
- a CDS encoding ATP-NAD kinase, with the protein product MESEARVGIIANPASGKDVRRLVAYGSVFDNLEKANILRRILLGLDAAGVNEVLIMPDTFGVGDKALGGIGRRGLRARVRFLEMRIGEGSSDSTTAASIMRSNGCGAIVVLGGDGTCRAVSRGCGDVPLVPVSTGTNNVFPAMVEGTTAGIAAGAVARGLSTAYRRAKRLLLYVDGTLGDFALVDIALTDDQFVGARALWDMGHVRDVICAIGEPAAIGLSAIAGCFKPFGRYESRAVHLRLAGPGAPCCATVRAPVGPGLIEEVRIAGWTEIGPAGRVSAGRGPCAAAFDGERERLIKGGGRLEVELSLEGPLVVDIAGALLEAQQSGLFSV